A segment of the Sphingopyxis sp. OAS728 genome:
CCCACGCCGACGTTCGACAGCGTGCCGCCCGAGCTGCCCGCGCTCACCCGTCCCGCGGTGCTGATTATCAGCAAGACCAACGGCTATCGCCATGACAGTATTGCAGAGGCGGTGCCCGCGATCGAAGCGCTCGTAAAGGCGCGCGGCTGGAGCAGCTTTGCGACCGAGAACGCCGCAGTGTTCAACCCGCGGCAACTCGCCAAGTTCGACGTCATCGTCTTCGCGAGCGCGAGCGGCGACATTTACACGTCCGATCAGCGCGCCGCGTTCCAGTCGTGGATCGCTAACGGCGGCGGCTTCGTCGGACTTCACAGCGCGGGCGACGGCAGCCACCCCGACTGGGTCGTGAAGATACGCGGCAATGGCAAATTCGTCGGCCATCCGGGCGGCACCGACCAGTTCCAGACGGCCAATCTGATCGCCGCCGACCGCAGCCACCCCGCCACGCGCCACCTGTCCGCGCTCTGGCCGTGGACCGACGAATTTTACAGCTGGGACGCTCCGCCCGCCGCCGACGCGCATATCCTCCTCAGCCTCGACGAAACGAAGATGCGGCTCGACCCGAAGCTGCGGATGGGCGACCACGCACTCGCCTGGTGGCGCTGCGAAGGCCGTGCCCGCATCTTTTACTCGGCGCTCGGGCACAAGGCCGAAGCTTGGTCCGACGCCATCCATCTGCGCATGGTCGATGGCGCGATCGCCTGGGCCGCACGCGAGGAAGGAATGGGCTGCGGTTAGTCGTCGGGTGTGACCGACGGCGCCCAGACCGACTCTGCTGCCTTGCCCAGCGCATCTGCAGCATAGATGCTCGCCGCCGACCCCGACCGCGCGCCATAGAGCCAGACCAGCGCGTCGAGGATTGCCGCCGCGCTGTCGCGCGAGATCGCCGGCGCCCACCCGTCGCGGTCGCGATTATCTATCTCGATCGCATCGAGCAGCGCCGCCGCGGCGGCGGACGATTGCGCGCCGTCGCCGTTCATCGCGTCTTCGGACGCGCCGGCTTTTCGAGATTGGCCTCGACTGCCGCGCGGACCAGCGCCTTGAACGCGGCCTCGTCGACGCTATCGCCCTCGAACAGGTCGATCGCGCGCCGCGTGTTACCGTCGAGGCTCGAATTGAACAGCTTCTTCGGGTCGGCCAGCCCCGCGCCCTTGGCAAAGGTCAGCTTGACCTTGTCCTTATAGGTTTCGCCCGTGCAGAGGATCCCGGCATGTTCCCACACCGGCACGCCTGCGGGGTTCGTCGGCTTCTGCCACTTCACCGTCTCCTCGACGTCGGGATCGGCGGCGTGGATCAGCGCGCGCAGCTTCGCCAGCGTGTCGCCGCGCCAGTCGCCGAGCCCCGCGATCTTCGCATCGATCAGGTCCGCCGCCATGCTGTGCTCCTCACATCTTTTCGCCGGGCAGCGCCGCGGCCTGCTTCACCCAGTCAGCGAACGCCGCCTCGTCGACCTTGTCGTCTTCATGGATATGGAAATAGCGCGTGTCGCCGCTCTTCGACGCAACCGGCGGCACCGGATCCAGCGATTGGCCGCGAAAGAAGGCGACCTTGATATATTTGTCGAAGCAATGGATGCTCAAGAACCAATGCGTCGGCTCGTCGCCCTGCCCCGGCGGACCATAGAGCGGCGAGTTCCACTTCACCGCCTTCGCGACCCCCGGAACGCTCTTTTCGATCAGCGCGTCGAGCCGCTTCCACACCGCCGACTTCCGCCCCGGCATCGCCGCGATATAGGCCTGCACCGGCGCGTCGCCATAGCCTTTCGGTATCTGCGGATTGCCGCCCGACAGCAGGACGACCTTCTTGTCGGCCATGGAATCGCGCTCCCTTCTTTCATCGGCAAAAGAACGCGATAGCCGCGGCGAGTCAAGCTAACCCGCGATCTCCGCCGTCGCCGCGCGCTCGATCGCGGCGCGCCAGTGGCGCTGTACCGGCAGCAGGAAAATCTCCGTCAGCGCGCGCTCGATCTCGTCGGCGGTCAGGTAACGCCGGTCGATGCGTCCGTCGACGAGCCGCGTCGTCAGCCGGTTGTCGCGCAGGCCATAGCGCGCCTCGGCGGTCGTGCGCGCCGCGCTCAGCTGGTGGCGGAAATGCGAGTCCGGATGCGCCGACGTGTACCAGTTTCCGATCTCATAATCTATCGCGGGCGGCGGCGCGTCGTCGATACGGTACAGCGTCCGCCATTCGCCCTCGATCAGCGCCGCAACCTGCCACGCGTCGCCGTGCCGCACGATGCGATAGGTCTCGTGCCGCGTCGGCTGCGGTTCCTCGCTGTCCATCACGAGCGGAGCAGGCGGTACCGTCGCGCCGAAACCGACATCGACGAGCCACGGCCGGCCTTCGAGCTTCACCCGAACCACCATGTGCGTGCGCGGGGTCGGCGGCGCATCGTCGGGCAGCATCCAGCGCACGCGGCCGATCAGCCCCTCGGCGTCGAACCCGATCGCCTGCAGCACGCGAAGGAACAGGCCATTTTGTTCGAAGCAATATCCCCCGCGCCGCCGGCCGATCAGCTTGGCGTCGACCGCGTCTGCGCCGATATCGACCCCTGCGCCGGTCAGCGCGTCGATCGCCTCGAACGGGATCGCGGCGATATGCGCCGCCTGCAACGCCGCGAGCACCTCGATCGTCGGCGCCACCGGTCCGCGATAGCCGATCCGCGCGAGGTAGCGCGGCAGGAAGGCCGCGGCGGGCGCATCGCTGTCGGAGTCGGCGGGACCCGAAGGCGTGGCAGCGGGATAGTGCAACATGGACAATGCTCCGTTCGCGAATCAACTGTCCGGCCCTTATGAAAGCTCAAGCCCGGTTGAGATCAAGCGCCGATTGACGAGGCCGCTCCCTGTCCCGCAAAACGCCATCATCTTGGTAACTTAGCCATTGCGGGCGGCCCCGCACTGCGGCAGACGCGTTGCACAACATAAGTCGCATAACAGAAACATTTCAGGGAGCCCCTCATGCGCACCACGACTTATTCCCGCTTCACCGCCGCGCTCGTCCCGGCCACGTTGCTCTTTACAGCCGGCACGGCCAATGCCGCGACCTGCGAGGAAGCCTTCGTCAAAAAGGGCAATCCGATCACCGCGCTGCGCTTCACCGCCGCGGTGACCGTCGCCGACCTGCCCCCTGCGGTCGCCATCGGCCAGATGCGCGGGATCGTCGCGGCGAAGGGCTATGACATCATGGCCGACGAGGCCGAATATGGATCGATGCTGATCGAACAGCCGATGACCGGCACCGTGCGCGCCTTTCCGATCCAGATCACTGCGACGCAAACCGGCGGAATCGGTACTGTCGTTATGGAAGCCAAGCTGCGCGCGGGCCAGTCGGTCGGCAGCGATGCGGCGAAGGCCGAAATGTGCGGCATCCTGAACCAGATCAAGGGCGGCAAGGCGGGCGCTGCCGCTGCCAAGAAGGGCGCGACCGCGACGACCGTCGCCGCCGCGCCGGTGAAGATCAGCGCCCTCGGCTTCTCGCAGCAGGTGTCGAAGGACACCGAACGCAATTCGGCGGGCATTCTCACTCGCTACAAGGGCAAACAGTTCACGATCGACGGTTCGGTCGCCTATGTCACCAAGGACGGCAAGGATTTCCGCGTCGGCTACAAGATCCCCGAACCTTGGGAACAGGCAATCCGCCTGCCGAACCAGGCGCCGTTCAAGACCGATATCGTCTGTTATATGGCGCCCGGACAGGCCGCCTATTCGCTCCAGCTCAAACCCGACAAGGGCATCAAACTGACTGGCACCGTCGAGGATTTCGATGAATATAAGCATGTGATCTGGCTGAAGGACTGCCGCCCGGCGCAGTGAAGGGGCGGTATAGCGACGGGAGGGACGTCATGCGCGAAATGATAGCGGCGGCGCTGGCTTTCGGCATGGCAGCTCCCGCCCTTGCTGCCGATGCGCCGGCGGACGAGGTGGCGAACCTCCGCGCCTTCGCCGACGCATTCGACGCCGCGCAGATCGCGCAGGACCGTGCCGCTCTCGACCGCATGGTCGCCGACGATCTTGTCTTCATCGACGGCAGCGGCAAACGGTACGGCAAAGCGTTTTTCATCGACGGCTGGACCGGCGCCGACGATGATTACGACCCGGTCACGCTGACCGATCGCGTCATCCTCCCGCTCGGCAAGGATGTGGGCCTCGCCAGCGCCGAGACGATCCTGTCGGGCCGCTCGGCGGGCACGCCCTTCCGCGTCCGCATCCGCTTCACCGATATTTTCAGGCGCCAAGGCGACAGCTGGCAGGCGACCTATATCCATGTGACGCGGATGGCGCTGGAAGACGCGCCAAAACCTTGACACGTACGCGCCGCGTGGTCCGCTGGACGGTCCGCGTGGTCGGGCTGCTGCTGTTTCTGCTCCTGCTTTTCGCGCTGGTCCTCGCTGTGAACGGGTGGAACGCCTTCGGGCGGGCGCCGTCGGGCCCGCGGCTCGAAAAACTCGAACGCTCGCCGCATTGGAAGGACGGCGCCTTTTCTAACGGTCGCGGCGGCTGGATCGACCGGCAGGCGGCCTATCGCGGGCTGCTCACCGCATCGGCGGTCACCGAGCCCGAGCCCGGCGCACCGGTTCCGGCCTCGCGCACCGACCCCGCCACCCTCGCGCGCCTCCCCCCCAGCGGGCTACGCATTACCTGGTTCGGTCATAGCTCGACCCTCGTCGAGATCGACGGCAAGCGCATCCTCGTCGACCCGATGTGGGGCGAGCGCGCCTCACCGGTCGGCTGGCTCGGCCCCGCGCGCTGGTACGCGCCGCCGATCGCGATTGCCGACCTGCCGCCGATCGACGCCGTGGTGATCTCGCACGACCATTATGACCATCTCGACCAGAGCACGATCCGCGCGCTCGACAGCCGCGGCACGGCCTTCATCGTCCCGCTCGGTATCGGCTCGCACCTTGCCTATTGGGGCGTCGACGAAAAGAATGTCGTCGAACTCGACTGGTGGGGCGAGAAGCGGATCGGCGACGTCGCCATCGTCGCGACTCCCGCACGCCACGCCTCTGGCCGCCTCGGCAGCCAGAGCAACCAGACTTTCTGGGCGGGCTATGCGCTGATCGGGCCGAAGCACCGCGTATGGTATTCGGGCGACACCGGCTTCGCCCCCGAATTTGCCGAGATCGGCAAGCGCCTCGGCCCCTTCGACGCGACCCTGCTCGACACCGGCCAATATAATCCCGCCTGGCCCGACAATCATCTCGGCCCCGAACTCGCGGTCGAGGCGCACCGGCTCGTCGGCGGCAAGACGCTGATCCCGATCCATTGGGCGCTGTTCAACCTCGCGCCGCACGCATGGACCGGACCGCCCGAGCGCATCCTCGCCGCCGCGCGCTGCGTCGGGGTCCGCCTCGCGATGCCGCGGCCGGGCGAAAGCATCGATCCGGCGACCGCGCCGCCGCCGACGCGCTGGTGGCCGAGGCTTGCATGGCAAACCGCGGCGCAAAAGCCGCAGGTCGCAACGCTCGACGGCGATCCCGCGCACCGCGTCGCGATTGCGCCGTGCAAGGCGCCTTGAACATCGTGATTCGACTCTCTCGGCAAATGAGAACATAATAGGAACATTGATCCGATTCGGAGGAATGGATGATGGACCCGATGTTCCGCTATTTTCTGGGCTTTCAGGTGGCCGCCGACCGCGCGGGCTGGCTCGCGCGGCAATTGCCCCCCGTTTCGGGCGATCTGTTCGCGGGGCTCAAGCCGCAGAATTATCACCTCACGCTCTGCACAATCGCAGAAACGCTGGCGCAGCACCCGTTCCTGCGCCAGCGCGTCGCGGCAGCGTTCGCATCGGGTCTCCCCGCCGCTAGTCACATTCCCCTTGGACGCATCATGAGCCGGGAGGTGGGAGCCGAACTCACTACTGTCGGAAGCATCGGCGGCATTCGCCATCTCTATGAGGGCGTCGTCGCGCGTCTTGCGGCGCAGGGCATCGAGCCGATGCATCGCAAGTCGGGCCTCCGCCCGCACATCACGCTCGGCTATGGCCGGAACGAAGGGTTCGACCCGGTTCCGGTAGCGTGGAACGGGACCCCGCGAGAGCTGGTGCTGATCGAAAGCCATATCGGCCACCGACGCCACCGCGTATTGCAGCGCTGGACGCTCGAGCCGCCCGCGCAGGGCGCCTTCGCCTTCATGGAAGACGAGCTGCCCACGCCACTGCGCCGCGCCGCCTAGCCTTCGAGGCTGTGCTCAAGCGTGATCTCGCAGTTGAGCAGCTTCGACACAGGGCAATTCTTCTCGGCTTCCGCGGCGATCGCAGCGAACTCGTCGGCGCTAATCCCCGGCACCTTGCCCGTCAGCGTCAGCGCCGACTTGCTGATCTGAAAACCGCCATCGACCTGGTCGAGCGTCACCGCGGCGCTCGTCTCGAGCGTGTCGCCATTATAGCCCGCGCGCGCGAGTCCGAACGACAGCGCCATCGTGAAACAGGCGGCATGCGCCGCGGCGATCAGCTCCTCGGGGTTCGTTCCCGGCTGCCCTTCGAAGCGCGTCCCGAAACCATAGGGCTGTGCATTGAGGACGCCCGACTTGGTCGTGATCGACCCCTTGCCTTCCTTGCCAAAGCCTTCGTAGCGGGCGGATGCGCGATTGACGGTCATGGTCGTATCTCCTCTTGGGGGTGAGTCTCGTGCCTGTTTCTACATCAAGGGGCCGGCGGGGGCATACCGACAAAGGTATAACCGCACCCTTCCTTCGATCAGGTCATCCTTCGATCAGGCGAGCCCGCGCCGCATGCCAACCCGCTTCCATGCCTTTTCATGAAAGAAGAATGCGACAGCATTGATACAGGGCTCGATGATCGCGATCCCGCCCGCGAGCGCGACCGATCCGGTCATCACATAAGCGACGCTGAACCCGATGGTCAGGTGGATCGAAAGATAGGTGAAGGTCTTTATCAGATCGAGGGGCATGACCCGTCTCCGGCAACTGCGAACCCGCACAAGTTAAGAACGGTTCGCAACAAGCGCCAGATATACCTTTAGGTCAGTCTGATCGATTTTCCCGCACGACGCCCGCCCGGTCGAGTTCGGGGCCCAACCGCCCCGTCAGCCACATCGCCCACATTTTGAAATCGGCGCCAAGGCTCCACAGCGGATAGGTAAAGGTCGCCGGCCGGTTCTTCTCGACTCCGAAATGCGCGACCCATGCGAAGAAATAGCCCGCCACCGGCAAGGCGATCAGCCACCCCCAGCGCCCCGCCACGACCGCGGCAACCGCGATCAGTACGACGAGGCTCGTCCCGATATAATGGAGCGCGCGCGTCGACGCCTTGCTGTGCTCGCGCAGGTAAAAGGGCCAGAATTCGGCGAAGGTCGTATATTGGCGCGCCATCGCGCAATGCTGCCTTCGCCCGCGCCGCGGGTCAACTAGAGGCTGCGCGCCGCCTCGTCGATCAGCGCCGCGACTTCAGCTGGCCGCGATGCGAGCGACGCGTGGCCGGCGTCGAGCGTGATGACCTTTCGCGCACCGAGCCGCCCCGACATCATCGTCTGGTTCGCCGGGGCGATCATCCGGTCTTCGCTCGAAATCTGGTACCAGCTCGGCTTCACCCGCCACGCCGGATCGCTCACCGCCTCGCCAAAGGTCGACGCAAGCGGCGCCTTTTGCGTCACCGCCATCACCAGCGCCTCGTCGGCGCTGACATCCTGACAGAAGCTTTCGTGGAACTTGTCGGGCTTGATCCAGAGATAGCCATCGCCGTCGGGCGCAAGATTTGCGGCGCCCGCGGGCGGATGCTGCTGCGTCAGCGCGCCGAGGCTCTCGCCCGCGTCGGGCGCGAAGGCCGCGATATAGACGAGCCCCGCCACATTCGGCGCCGTTCCCGCCTCGGTAATCACCGCGCCGCCATAGCTGTGCCCGACGAGCAGCACGGGCCCGTCGACCTGCGCCGCGATCTGACGCGTCCGCGCGGCGTCGCCGGCAAGCGACGTCAGCGGCAGCTCGACCGCGCGTATGCCTTTATGCCCCAACCGGTCAAGCTCGACGATCGCCTTCGCCCAATGCGCCGCGCCGCCCCAGAAGCCGTGCACGAGGATGATCGTTGGAAGCGCTGCCATGGTCCCGACTCCTGTAGAATTTCGCGAAGCCCGAAGCTAACATGTCCGCCAATGACCTGACAGCGAAGAACGCTGACGGGATTTCGGGGGAGGAATTGATCCATGAAAAAATCGACGCGTGCCCTGCTCGGGCTCGTCCTGCTCGACCTTGTCGTCATCGCCGGCGCCTGGTGGATGATCGACCGGACACAAAGCGGTGCGTGGAACTCGAACGATCCCGCGGGCTCGATCACGATGGTGACGACGACCGCGGGGATGATCGTCGGCGTGGTCACCGTGGTGCTGTTGCTCGCCTTCGTCACCCACCGCCGCGCCGGTAACTGACCGCCGGGCCTTTCGGGACGCCCGCGCTCTCAATCCTCGCTGTTGACGATCACGTCCCAATGATCCTCGACCAGCGCAAAACGCTTGGCCTCCTCGGCCTTGAATGTTGCAAGGTCGGGGAACAAGCGCGCGCCGACTTTCTCCGCAGCGGCGTCATAGCCGGTCGCATTGCCCACGGCGTCCTCGGCGCCGCGATAGGTGATCGTCACGCGCAGATCCCAGCGCGTTCCGCCCGCCATATGGGTGAAGGGGGTCGTCGTCTCGATGCGGGTGATGAAGCCCAGCCGCTTCATCTCGTCCAAGATCGGCTGATGGTTCTTTGCGTAAAGCGCGCGGAACTCGTCCATGCCTCCCCAGCGGATGCGATAATAATATTCGATCGTCACCGGGGTCATCGTCGACGCGGCCGGTGGGGTCTTGGTCACGGACGGCGCGGTTTCGGGCGCCGCAGCGGCCAGAAGCAAAGGCAATATGGAAAGCATGGCCCCTTCCCCCTTCGCACCGAAATCTACGCGCGATAGCGCGGCCATTCAAGGCGCCCAGAAAATAGTCAGCCCTCCCGCCTGGGTCGCAGGGGCGGGAGGGCTGTGTTCCGGGCCGGCATGATCGGCGCGCCCGGAGACGAAAATATTGTGCGGTTCAGCGCGCCGCGGCCTCGCGGACCTTCTGCACCGCGGGGAGCAGCAGGCCGATCAGGATCTGCACCGGGTTCGAGGTCACCATCATGCCGCCTTGCGCGGGCTGCGCCGACTGCGCCATCGCAGGGGTCGCCGACAGGGCGATGGTGAGGGCAAGCATCGGGGTGAGGATCATCTTCTTGGTCATCGTCTCTTCCTTTTCACATTCGTTGATCTGGTTCGAATTTCGTTCGGGTCGCTCCCGATGACCTGCTTATGCCGCACGGCCGATCACCCGGCCGTGATCGCCATCACTCGGCCGAAGAAATTTCACAACTCACGGAAAAGAAAGGAAAGAAACTTATGTTTGGCGTTTGATCCGCACCAGCGCCCCATCGAGCGCCTGCAGGAATTGCGAGCGATCGGCCTTCGAGAAAGGCGGCGGCCCGCCCATTCCCTCGCTCATCCCCGAACGCAGGTCGGCCATGATCGCGCGCGTCGCGATCGCGGGTCCGATCGACGCCATGGTGAAGGGCTTGCCGTTCGGGCCGAGCACGCTCGCCCCCGCCTTCAACGCCCGATCCGCGAGCAGGATATCGGCGGTGACGACGATGCTCCGGTCATTCGCCGCCTCCGCGATCCAGTCGTCGGCGGCATCGAAACCGTCCGAGACGACGACGCGTTCGATCAGCGAATGGTCGGGGACGCGCAGCCGGCTGTTGCTCACGACCTTCACTGCCACCTCGTGCCGCCACGCGACGCGGTAAATTTCGTCCTTCACCGGACAGGCGTCGGCATCGACGAGAATCTGGATGGCATTCGTCATGGGCAAAACGTCAGCCGACCTCGACACCCTTCCAGAAGGCGATGCGGTCGCGGATCGCCTCGGCCGCCTCCTTGGGGTCGGGATAATACCAGGCGGCGTCGGCGTTCATCTGCCCGTTCACCGTGACATGATGATAATGCGCCAGCCCCTTCCACGGACAGATGCTCGTCGTCGCGCTGTCCGACAGCACACCCGCGGCCACCGCGTCGCGCGGAAAATAATGATTGCCCTCGACCACCACCGTGTCGTCGCTGTCGGCGATCACCGCGCCGTTCCACCGTGCCTGCACCATCGATCCGCCTCCAGCGTCAGCCCGCGAGCCCGTCCCACACCAGCTTGGCGCCAAGCAGGACCATCAACAGATAGATGATAACATAGAAACGCGCGCCATCGATCCGTTTCAGCCAGCGCACGGTGAGCAGGGTCGAGACGATCGCGAGCGGCATCAACAGCAGCGCGGCGACGAGCACCTCATGCGGGAAGGCGCCGAGCGCAATATAAGCGGGCACCTTCATCCAGTTGATCGCCGCGAACAGGATCGAACTGGTACCGACAAAGACAAGATGCGGCAGACGGCGCGGCGTCACCCACATCTGGAACGGCGGCCCGCCGGCGTGCGCGATCTGGCTGGTAAAGCCCGTCGCGACCCCGAACAGGCTGCCGACCCAGCCGGGCGAGGTCGACGCCGCAACGACACGACCGCCGCGTTCGACCCATAGGCGATAGAGGCCGAACGCCAGCGTGATCGCACCAAGCGCCGCCATCAGCTTCGCCTCGTCGACGCGCTCGGCATAAAAATAGCCCGCCGCGACGCCCACGGCGGCGCCGGGCAGCATCCATGCGATCACCCAGCCGTCCCACGTCTTACGGAACGACCAGACGCTGACGACGTCCTGCACGATCAGGATCGGAAGCAGCAGCGCGGCGGCGATCGTCGGCGGCAGCACCAATGCAACGAGCGGGGTCGCGAGCGCGCCGACCCCCGACAGGCCGCCCTTGGCGAGCCCGAGCAGGATCACCGCGATGGCGAGCACGAGCAAGGTCAGCGGATCGGCGAGCAGGCTCATTCGGCGGGGACGTCCACCGTTTCGGGCAAACGCCAATCGATCGCGCCGCGCCCCTGCGCCTCAAGAAACGCGTTCGTCTGACTGAACGGCCGCGATCCGAAAAAGCCGTTGTGCGCTGACAGGGGCGAGGGATGCGGCGCGCGCAGGATCAGGTGCGGGCTGCCCACGCCCAGCCCCGCGACATTCGCCGCCTTCTTCTGCGCATGGCTGCCCCACAGGATGAAGACCTTGGGCGCCGGGTCGGCGGCGACCGCGGCGACGACGGCGTCGGTGAATTTTTCCCACCCCTTGCCCTGATGCGAGGCGGCCATGCCGCTCTCGACCGTCAGGCAATTGTTGAGCAGTAGCACGCCTTGGCTTGCCCAGGATTTGAGATAGCCATGCGACGCGCGCGCGATGCCGAGGTCGCTCTGCATTTCCTTGTAGATATTGACGAGGCTCGGCGGCGTCCGCACCCCCGGCTGGACCGAGAAACAGAGCCCATGCGCCTGCCCCGGCCCGTGGTACGGATCCTGCCCCAATATCACGACGCGCACATCCTGCGGCGGCGTCGCGTCGAGCGCCGCGAACCAGTCGCGCGGGCGCGGATAGATCGCCTTGCCCTTCGCGCGCTCCTCGCCGAGAAACGCCTTGAGCGCCGCCATATAGGGCTGCTCGAACTCGCCGCCGATGCGCGCGAGCCAGTCGGGATGCAGTTTGACCTCGGACATGCCCGCGCTTCACCAGAGCAGCGCGGGCTTGTCCAGTACCGTTACCCGGCGACGGGCGCATCGCGGTAATGCCGATCGCATCCGGCACCTCGATGATCGAACATTCCCATGCGGCTGTCTGCGCCTCGGGTGACGATCGCCAACGCGGGCTTGCGGCCTTGCGCAGAATGCTTTGAAGGTTTCCGCCCGACCCTGTACGGGCCCCGGATTGGTTGCTTCCATCGCCTCGCGCCCGGCTTCAGCGCCAGCCGTTCGTATGAAGGCAGATCGTCAGGATTCTGGGTTACAATGAATTATCGCCATAGCTTTCATGCAGGCAATAGCGCCGACGTCGTAAAGCACAGCCTGCTGATTGCCCTCGTGCGGGCGTTGCAGCTTAAAGAGAGCCCGCTCACCCTGATCGACACCCATGCCGGTTGCGGCCTGTACGACCTTGGCGGCGATGAGGCGCAACGCACCGGCGAGGCTGCACAGGGCGTGGTGCGCGCCTTTGCCGACACGAACCCCTTGCTGGACGACTATCGCGCCGCCGTGCAGGCGGTGAATGCCGCGGAAGAACCGCGCCTCTACCCCGGATCGCCGCGTTTCCTGGCACAACTTCTGCGCTCGCAGGATTTTCTGATCCTGAACGAGAAACATCCCGAAGACGTCTATGCCCTGCGCGGCGCCATGCGCGACACTTCCGCGGCCGTGCATCAGCGCGACGCCTACGAGCTCTGGCTGGCGATGCTGCCGCCCCGCACCGCGCGCGGCGTGGTGGTGGTCGACCCGCCGTATGAGCAGACCGATGAACGCGAACGTATCACCGCCACCTTGGCCGCCGCCAGTCGCAAATGGGCGCATGGCGTGACGGTGGTCTGGTACCCGCTGAAGCACCGCGCCACGCATATGCGGTGGAAGGGGCAGCTACGAAAGCTCGGCATCCCGAAGTTTCTGGTGGTGGAGCATTGGTTGTACGATAGCGATCAGCCCGACATCTACAACGGCGCGGGCCTT
Coding sequences within it:
- a CDS encoding nuclear transport factor 2 family protein is translated as MREMIAAALAFGMAAPALAADAPADEVANLRAFADAFDAAQIAQDRAALDRMVADDLVFIDGSGKRYGKAFFIDGWTGADDDYDPVTLTDRVILPLGKDVGLASAETILSGRSAGTPFRVRIRFTDIFRRQGDSWQATYIHVTRMALEDAPKP
- a CDS encoding DUF1801 domain-containing protein, which translates into the protein MAADLIDAKIAGLGDWRGDTLAKLRALIHAADPDVEETVKWQKPTNPAGVPVWEHAGILCTGETYKDKVKLTFAKGAGLADPKKLFNSSLDGNTRRAIDLFEGDSVDEAAFKALVRAAVEANLEKPARPKTR
- a CDS encoding MBL fold metallo-hydrolase — protein: MTRTRRVVRWTVRVVGLLLFLLLLFALVLAVNGWNAFGRAPSGPRLEKLERSPHWKDGAFSNGRGGWIDRQAAYRGLLTASAVTEPEPGAPVPASRTDPATLARLPPSGLRITWFGHSSTLVEIDGKRILVDPMWGERASPVGWLGPARWYAPPIAIADLPPIDAVVISHDHYDHLDQSTIRALDSRGTAFIVPLGIGSHLAYWGVDEKNVVELDWWGEKRIGDVAIVATPARHASGRLGSQSNQTFWAGYALIGPKHRVWYSGDTGFAPEFAEIGKRLGPFDATLLDTGQYNPAWPDNHLGPELAVEAHRLVGGKTLIPIHWALFNLAPHAWTGPPERILAAARCVGVRLAMPRPGESIDPATAPPPTRWWPRLAWQTAAQKPQVATLDGDPAHRVAIAPCKAP
- a CDS encoding DUF2061 domain-containing protein; the encoded protein is MPLDLIKTFTYLSIHLTIGFSVAYVMTGSVALAGGIAIIEPCINAVAFFFHEKAWKRVGMRRGLA
- a CDS encoding DUF962 domain-containing protein, which gives rise to MARQYTTFAEFWPFYLREHSKASTRALHYIGTSLVVLIAVAAVVAGRWGWLIALPVAGYFFAWVAHFGVEKNRPATFTYPLWSLGADFKMWAMWLTGRLGPELDRAGVVRENRSD
- a CDS encoding DUF1801 domain-containing protein, with amino-acid sequence MADKKVVLLSGGNPQIPKGYGDAPVQAYIAAMPGRKSAVWKRLDALIEKSVPGVAKAVKWNSPLYGPPGQGDEPTHWFLSIHCFDKYIKVAFFRGQSLDPVPPVASKSGDTRYFHIHEDDKVDEAAFADWVKQAAALPGEKM
- a CDS encoding DUF427 domain-containing protein, whose amino-acid sequence is MVQARWNGAVIADSDDTVVVEGNHYFPRDAVAAGVLSDSATTSICPWKGLAHYHHVTVNGQMNADAAWYYPDPKEAAEAIRDRIAFWKGVEVG
- a CDS encoding ThuA domain-containing protein encodes the protein MMQPMLAALLIALQAAPTAPDPRRPTPTFDSVPPELPALTRPAVLIISKTNGYRHDSIAEAVPAIEALVKARGWSSFATENAAVFNPRQLAKFDVIVFASASGDIYTSDQRAAFQSWIANGGGFVGLHSAGDGSHPDWVVKIRGNGKFVGHPGGTDQFQTANLIAADRSHPATRHLSALWPWTDEFYSWDAPPAADAHILLSLDETKMRLDPKLRMGDHALAWWRCEGRARIFYSALGHKAEAWSDAIHLRMVDGAIAWAAREEGMGCG
- a CDS encoding YaiI/YqxD family protein, whose protein sequence is MTNAIQILVDADACPVKDEIYRVAWRHEVAVKVVSNSRLRVPDHSLIERVVVSDGFDAADDWIAEAANDRSIVVTADILLADRALKAGASVLGPNGKPFTMASIGPAIATRAIMADLRSGMSEGMGGPPPFSKADRSQFLQALDGALVRIKRQT
- a CDS encoding alpha/beta hydrolase yields the protein MAALPTIILVHGFWGGAAHWAKAIVELDRLGHKGIRAVELPLTSLAGDAARTRQIAAQVDGPVLLVGHSYGGAVITEAGTAPNVAGLVYIAAFAPDAGESLGALTQQHPPAGAANLAPDGDGYLWIKPDKFHESFCQDVSADEALVMAVTQKAPLASTFGEAVSDPAWRVKPSWYQISSEDRMIAPANQTMMSGRLGARKVITLDAGHASLASRPAEVAALIDEAARSL
- a CDS encoding OsmC family protein yields the protein MTVNRASARYEGFGKEGKGSITTKSGVLNAQPYGFGTRFEGQPGTNPEELIAAAHAACFTMALSFGLARAGYNGDTLETSAAVTLDQVDGGFQISKSALTLTGKVPGISADEFAAIAAEAEKNCPVSKLLNCEITLEHSLEG
- a CDS encoding arylamine N-acetyltransferase family protein — encoded protein: MLHYPAATPSGPADSDSDAPAAAFLPRYLARIGYRGPVAPTIEVLAALQAAHIAAIPFEAIDALTGAGVDIGADAVDAKLIGRRRGGYCFEQNGLFLRVLQAIGFDAEGLIGRVRWMLPDDAPPTPRTHMVVRVKLEGRPWLVDVGFGATVPPAPLVMDSEEPQPTRHETYRIVRHGDAWQVAALIEGEWRTLYRIDDAPPPAIDYEIGNWYTSAHPDSHFRHQLSAARTTAEARYGLRDNRLTTRLVDGRIDRRYLTADEIERALTEIFLLPVQRHWRAAIERAATAEIAG
- a CDS encoding sulfite exporter TauE/SafE family protein — translated: MSLLADPLTLLVLAIAVILLGLAKGGLSGVGALATPLVALVLPPTIAAALLLPILIVQDVVSVWSFRKTWDGWVIAWMLPGAAVGVAAGYFYAERVDEAKLMAALGAITLAFGLYRLWVERGGRVVAASTSPGWVGSLFGVATGFTSQIAHAGGPPFQMWVTPRRLPHLVFVGTSSILFAAINWMKVPAYIALGAFPHEVLVAALLLMPLAIVSTLLTVRWLKRIDGARFYVIIYLLMVLLGAKLVWDGLAG